The following proteins come from a genomic window of Corallococcus sp. NCRR:
- a CDS encoding RecQ family ATP-dependent DNA helicase — MDVVLRERFGLESFRPGQREVLTKLLEPHGSALAVFPTGGGKSLCYQLPALLFEGLTVVVSPLIALMKDQIDALERRGIRAARLDSSLSLEESREVTESLRDGTLKLLYVAPERFNNERFMGLLSELPISLFAVDEAHCVSEWGHNFRPDYLKLAQAARTLQAERILALTATATPQVVHDICEGFGIPESHAVVTGFYRNNLTLETTPTGPEARDALLVERLKSRPPGTTIVYVTLQKTAERVAALLSAEGLPASAYHAGLESEDRERVQEAWTHSDKGIVVATIAFGMGIDKANVRAVYHYNLPKGLESYSQEIGRAGRDGKPSVVELLACPDDVPTLENFALGDTPLPEALTALVKELLSSGPELQLDMYALGNRHDLRPLVLRTALTYLELEGVLRQGTPFYAGYKVQPAGSVEALIGKFQGERARFVKDLFAHAKKGRTWYTFDPAEVAKALDQPRDRVVKALDYFQEQGYAEVQVAEPRQRYTRLREHEDAKALVALLQERFLKREVQEVSRVRDVLRLVTHDGCQSNALVAHFGEQREAPCGHCTYCRTGVARVLPPPHPRPDLREQLDVATFHSLVAKHPEALGYPRQAARFLCGLSSPALSKAKLGGHKLFGVLTEHPFAQVLAFCEAR, encoded by the coding sequence GTGGATGTGGTGTTGCGGGAGCGCTTCGGGCTGGAGTCCTTCCGGCCCGGACAGCGCGAGGTGCTCACGAAGCTGCTCGAGCCCCACGGCTCCGCGCTCGCGGTGTTCCCCACGGGCGGCGGCAAGTCGCTGTGCTACCAGCTCCCCGCGCTGCTCTTCGAAGGGCTCACGGTGGTGGTGTCACCGCTCATCGCGTTGATGAAGGATCAAATCGACGCGCTGGAGCGGCGGGGCATCCGCGCCGCGCGGTTGGACTCGTCCCTGTCGCTGGAGGAGTCACGCGAGGTGACGGAGTCCCTGCGAGACGGGACGCTGAAGCTCCTCTATGTGGCCCCCGAGCGCTTCAACAACGAGCGCTTCATGGGGCTCTTGAGCGAGCTCCCCATCTCCCTCTTCGCGGTGGACGAAGCGCACTGCGTCTCCGAGTGGGGCCACAACTTCCGGCCGGACTACCTCAAGCTCGCGCAGGCGGCCCGCACGCTCCAGGCCGAGCGCATCCTGGCGCTCACCGCCACGGCCACGCCGCAGGTGGTGCACGACATCTGCGAGGGCTTCGGCATCCCGGAGTCACACGCGGTCGTCACCGGCTTCTACCGGAACAACCTCACGCTGGAGACCACGCCCACGGGGCCGGAGGCGCGAGATGCCCTGCTGGTGGAGCGGCTCAAGTCGCGCCCGCCCGGCACCACCATCGTCTACGTCACGCTTCAGAAGACGGCGGAGCGCGTGGCGGCGCTCCTGAGCGCGGAGGGCCTGCCCGCCAGCGCCTACCACGCGGGCCTGGAATCCGAGGACCGCGAGCGGGTGCAGGAGGCGTGGACCCACTCCGACAAGGGCATCGTCGTGGCGACCATCGCGTTCGGGATGGGCATCGACAAGGCGAACGTGCGCGCCGTGTATCACTACAACCTGCCCAAGGGCCTGGAGAGCTACAGCCAGGAGATCGGCCGCGCGGGCCGTGACGGCAAGCCCTCCGTGGTGGAGTTGCTCGCGTGCCCGGATGACGTGCCCACGCTGGAGAACTTCGCGCTCGGGGACACGCCGCTGCCGGAGGCGCTGACGGCGCTGGTGAAGGAGCTGCTGTCCTCGGGGCCGGAGCTGCAGCTGGACATGTACGCGCTGGGCAACCGCCATGACCTGCGGCCCCTGGTGCTGCGCACGGCGCTGACGTACCTGGAGTTGGAGGGCGTGCTGCGCCAGGGCACGCCGTTCTACGCGGGCTACAAGGTGCAGCCAGCGGGCTCGGTGGAGGCGCTCATCGGGAAGTTCCAGGGGGAGCGCGCGCGCTTCGTGAAGGACCTGTTCGCGCACGCGAAGAAGGGACGCACCTGGTACACGTTCGACCCCGCCGAAGTCGCGAAGGCGCTGGACCAGCCGAGAGACCGGGTGGTGAAGGCGCTCGATTACTTCCAGGAGCAGGGCTACGCGGAGGTGCAGGTGGCCGAACCGCGTCAGCGCTACACGCGGCTGCGCGAGCACGAGGACGCGAAGGCGCTCGTGGCCCTGTTGCAGGAGCGCTTCCTGAAGCGAGAGGTCCAGGAGGTGTCACGCGTGCGCGACGTACTCCGGCTCGTCACGCACGACGGCTGTCAGAGCAACGCGCTGGTGGCCCACTTCGGAGAGCAGCGCGAAGCTCCGTGCGGCCACTGCACGTACTGCCGCACGGGCGTGGCGCGCGTGCTGCCGCCGCCGCATCCGCGGCCGGACCTGCGCGAACAGCTGGACGTGGCCACGTTCCATTCGCTCGTGGCGAAGCACCCGGAGGCGCTGGGGTATCCCAGGCAGGCGGCGCGCTTCCTCTGCGGGCTGAGCAGCCCCGCGCTCTCCAAGGCGAAGCTCGGCGGACACAAGCTCTTCGGCGTCCTGACCGAACATCCATTCGCCCAGGTGCTGGCGTTCTGTGAAGCGCGCTAA
- a CDS encoding asparagine synthase-related protein: MPARGLSLRAVSDLLLHARASNAGAILDVALPRVIREAEGHDEEALAARLLSVWSDTVRAHVEAGTREVSLSGGVDSAALCAMAARHAPGQVRAWTMDVHFADAVERSNAQRMAKVTGAELVDVIIPDAVLPDLFEHAVLANQTAILNARAVASSVFYLEARRQGAGPVLLSGAGADEVLKGTPGVLASAKARVDEDRALAARVLAPVDNSWAPSRAGSHDHGAARGAVDNSGGARSEALEGDQESKPSIPSGNHGADQAVGPRADSTPVDNLRTVSESGNDDHALRAPPVDNLGTGLPAPWELPQEDALPTEELRYAQWVLAELILPPELRGARAHGLTVRTPYLDEGFARVALALPESVLLRDGFGKWLFRHAVRALVPNEVRLARKTPRYGHTALSSPVRSRWLELYRAWLSPARLEPLQVIDSKAVLGLLERYVRLPADDPRAGPMDRLLMRLMSLAMLQAHTKAPP; the protein is encoded by the coding sequence ATGCCCGCGCGCGGCCTGTCGCTCCGGGCGGTGAGCGACCTGCTGTTGCATGCCCGCGCGTCCAACGCGGGCGCGATCCTCGACGTGGCGCTCCCTCGCGTCATTCGTGAAGCGGAGGGACACGACGAGGAAGCGCTCGCGGCGCGGCTGCTGTCCGTCTGGTCCGACACCGTGAGGGCGCATGTGGAAGCGGGCACGCGCGAGGTGAGCCTGAGCGGCGGCGTGGACAGCGCGGCCCTGTGCGCGATGGCCGCGCGGCACGCCCCCGGGCAGGTGCGCGCGTGGACCATGGACGTGCACTTCGCGGACGCGGTGGAGCGGAGCAACGCGCAACGGATGGCGAAGGTGACGGGCGCGGAGCTGGTGGACGTGATCATCCCGGACGCCGTGCTCCCGGACCTGTTCGAGCACGCGGTCCTCGCCAACCAGACGGCCATCCTCAACGCCCGCGCCGTGGCCAGCTCCGTGTTCTACCTGGAGGCCCGGCGGCAGGGCGCGGGCCCCGTCCTCCTGAGCGGCGCGGGAGCGGATGAAGTGCTCAAGGGCACGCCGGGCGTGCTCGCCTCGGCGAAGGCGCGCGTGGATGAGGACCGGGCCCTGGCCGCGCGGGTCCTGGCGCCTGTGGACAACTCGTGGGCGCCGTCCCGAGCCGGCTCGCACGATCATGGAGCGGCACGGGGGGCTGTGGACAACTCGGGAGGGGCGCGGTCCGAAGCGCTGGAAGGCGATCAGGAATCAAAGCCATCCATCCCCTCTGGGAATCACGGCGCCGATCAAGCCGTGGGTCCTCGTGCGGACTCCACCCCTGTGGACAACTTGAGGACTGTTTCCGAGAGCGGAAACGACGATCACGCCCTCCGCGCCCCCCCTGTGGACAACCTGGGGACCGGGCTCCCCGCGCCGTGGGAGCTGCCCCAGGAGGATGCGCTTCCGACCGAGGAGCTGCGGTACGCACAGTGGGTGCTGGCCGAGCTCATCCTCCCGCCCGAGCTGCGGGGCGCCCGGGCCCATGGACTCACGGTCCGCACGCCGTACCTGGATGAAGGCTTCGCGAGGGTGGCGCTGGCCCTGCCGGAGTCCGTGCTGCTGCGGGACGGGTTCGGCAAGTGGCTGTTCCGGCACGCGGTGCGGGCCCTGGTGCCCAACGAGGTCCGCCTCGCGCGCAAGACGCCCCGGTACGGCCACACCGCCCTCTCCAGTCCGGTGCGGTCCCGCTGGCTGGAGCTGTATCGCGCCTGGCTGTCTCCCGCGCGGTTGGAGCCCCTCCAGGTCATCGACTCGAAGGCGGTGCTGGGACTGCTGGAGCGCTACGTCCGACTGCCGGCCGACGACCCGAGGGCCGGACCGATGGATCGGCTGTTGATGCGCCTCATGTCCCTGGCCATGCTTCAGGCCCACACCAAGGCGCCCCCCTGA
- a CDS encoding glycosyltransferase, whose amino-acid sequence MSRVLIATSPEKGHLNPMVGVAQWLRRLGHTVGWLCIPEPAPQLESLGVEVLRLPHVEAAPPGIETGGEALAKLVLDDVALGKWIRGLLLDSVPATLEPVREVVRAFRPDVMALDGMQYAAVLAAHTEGIPWAGVSSALTLLEPRPEIPLLRNVRALKDDRQALFRRHGFDARFRTCECLSPRLNVIFATEAFLGPDAGVPADTLLAGPSIPPEPRGDEVPFPWERLGEKPVLYVSFGSQISYQPELFRLIAEAAKPFGVTLVLCAGELADTDFPSTLPGDVVAVRYTPQRQVLERAAAFISHGGANSVMEAMTAGVPMLLLPVCNDQPVQAHFLEKSGAGLARDPRTLTVESCREAIARLLAPESPMRDRVAEISRSYRAHDGARTAAERIAGLVE is encoded by the coding sequence ATGTCCCGAGTCCTCATCGCCACCTCCCCTGAGAAGGGCCACCTCAACCCGATGGTCGGCGTGGCCCAATGGCTGCGCCGCCTGGGGCACACCGTCGGATGGCTGTGCATCCCCGAACCGGCGCCGCAGCTCGAATCCCTGGGCGTGGAGGTGCTGCGATTGCCACACGTCGAAGCCGCGCCGCCGGGCATCGAGACGGGAGGCGAAGCGCTGGCGAAGCTGGTGCTCGACGACGTGGCGCTGGGGAAGTGGATCCGGGGCCTGTTGCTGGATTCGGTCCCCGCGACGCTGGAGCCCGTGCGCGAGGTGGTGCGCGCCTTCCGTCCGGACGTGATGGCGCTGGACGGGATGCAGTACGCGGCGGTGCTCGCGGCGCACACGGAGGGAATCCCGTGGGCGGGCGTGTCCTCCGCGCTCACGCTGCTGGAGCCGAGGCCGGAGATTCCCCTGCTGCGCAACGTGCGCGCGCTGAAGGACGACCGTCAGGCGCTGTTCCGCCGTCACGGCTTCGACGCGCGCTTCCGCACCTGCGAGTGCCTGTCGCCCCGGCTCAACGTCATCTTCGCCACCGAGGCCTTCCTGGGCCCGGACGCGGGAGTGCCCGCGGACACGCTGCTCGCGGGACCCTCCATTCCGCCGGAGCCCCGGGGTGACGAGGTGCCCTTCCCCTGGGAGCGGCTGGGCGAGAAGCCGGTGCTGTACGTGTCCTTCGGCAGTCAGATTTCGTATCAGCCGGAGCTGTTCCGCCTCATCGCGGAGGCCGCGAAGCCCTTCGGCGTGACGCTGGTGTTGTGCGCGGGCGAGCTGGCGGACACGGACTTCCCGAGCACGCTGCCCGGTGACGTGGTGGCGGTGCGCTACACGCCGCAGCGACAGGTGCTGGAGCGCGCGGCGGCGTTCATCTCCCACGGCGGAGCCAACTCCGTGATGGAGGCGATGACGGCGGGAGTGCCGATGCTGCTGCTGCCGGTGTGCAACGACCAGCCCGTGCAGGCACACTTCCTGGAGAAGTCCGGAGCAGGGCTCGCGCGAGACCCGAGGACCCTCACCGTGGAGTCGTGCCGGGAGGCCATCGCGCGATTGCTCGCACCGGAGTCACCGATGCGCGACCGCGTGGCGGAGATCTCCCGCTCCTATCGTGCGCATGACGGCGCGAGGACCGCCGCGGAGCGCATCGCCGGGCTCGTGGAATGA
- a CDS encoding ROK family protein has product MSGSRWSPRRHHPEGITPLEVWNLPVFGRELWELLGSPWVEDDRRAGVPGATLAARVMLPLAEALALLVKQHAPDAAYLSGGLAELDGFPAALRDATASLRRPVHIALSPRFAPVRAGLRMLEAQGARSPLCVDVGQTSIKLARAGATRVVERNLSTLPPLFIGQPRPADGHHIRDTVAFIAGALRTFLAEDSREPPDALCLALPCPLDEALMPGGCTYGFEGTASLVPDILAQAGLPDTGGPVLVLNDAELAAESARRAPQVKGRRVLCLSLGFGPGGALLDRGRR; this is encoded by the coding sequence ATGAGCGGCTCCAGGTGGAGTCCTCGCCGGCATCACCCGGAGGGCATCACACCGCTGGAGGTGTGGAACCTGCCCGTGTTCGGCCGCGAGCTGTGGGAGCTGCTGGGCTCCCCGTGGGTGGAGGACGACCGGCGCGCGGGAGTGCCTGGAGCCACGCTCGCGGCTCGCGTGATGCTTCCGCTGGCGGAGGCGCTCGCGCTGTTGGTGAAGCAGCACGCTCCGGACGCGGCATACCTGAGTGGAGGCCTGGCGGAGCTGGACGGCTTTCCCGCCGCGCTGAGGGACGCCACGGCATCGCTGCGCCGCCCGGTGCACATCGCGTTGTCACCGCGCTTCGCCCCCGTGCGCGCGGGGCTGCGCATGCTGGAAGCCCAGGGCGCGCGGAGTCCGCTCTGCGTGGACGTGGGCCAGACGAGCATCAAGCTCGCGCGGGCCGGAGCCACGCGTGTCGTTGAACGGAACCTCTCCACCCTGCCCCCGCTGTTCATCGGTCAGCCGCGTCCAGCGGACGGCCATCACATCCGGGACACGGTGGCGTTCATCGCGGGAGCGCTGCGGACGTTCCTCGCGGAGGACAGCCGCGAGCCGCCGGATGCGCTGTGTCTGGCATTGCCGTGTCCACTGGATGAGGCCCTGATGCCCGGAGGCTGCACCTACGGCTTCGAGGGCACGGCCTCCCTGGTCCCGGACATCCTCGCCCAAGCGGGCCTGCCGGACACGGGAGGCCCGGTGCTCGTGCTCAACGACGCGGAGCTGGCGGCCGAATCCGCGCGGCGAGCCCCGCAGGTGAAGGGACGCCGCGTGCTGTGCCTGTCCCTGGGCTTCGGGCCGGGTGGGGCCCTGCTCGACAGGGGTCGACGATAG
- a CDS encoding S1C family serine protease, translating into MSTDALQSLSQSISTVVERIAPSLVRVEARRRRGASGVVWDADGHILTTSHAVEHEGSIQVGLADGRSVSAELVGRDPSTDLALLKADASGLTALAPAPLDDVKVGHIVLAIGRPGRTARATLGIVSAFGGDWRTHAGGQVDRYLETDADLPPGFSGGALVDAQGRFLGIPTAAFSRTAAVVIPGGTLTRVVNALREHGGIRRGYLGVGAYPVRLPREIEGTKAGLILLSVDPEGPAQKAGLLLGDVLVSLGGQSLHGVEDLLGYLGDEKVGASIQAKVLRAGELREVPITVGKRS; encoded by the coding sequence ATGTCCACCGACGCCCTCCAGTCCCTCTCGCAGTCCATCTCCACCGTCGTCGAGCGCATCGCTCCCTCCCTCGTCCGCGTCGAGGCCCGCCGTCGCCGGGGCGCCAGCGGCGTCGTCTGGGACGCCGACGGTCACATCCTCACCACCAGCCACGCCGTGGAACACGAGGGCTCCATCCAGGTGGGCCTCGCGGACGGCCGCTCGGTGTCCGCCGAGCTCGTCGGCCGAGACCCGAGCACCGACCTCGCGCTCCTCAAGGCCGATGCGAGTGGATTGACCGCGCTCGCGCCCGCGCCGCTCGATGACGTGAAGGTGGGCCACATCGTGCTGGCCATTGGCCGGCCGGGGCGCACGGCGCGGGCCACGCTGGGCATCGTCAGCGCGTTCGGCGGCGACTGGCGCACGCACGCGGGCGGCCAGGTGGACCGCTACCTGGAGACCGACGCGGACCTGCCTCCGGGCTTCTCCGGCGGCGCGCTGGTGGACGCGCAGGGCCGCTTCCTGGGCATCCCCACCGCGGCCTTCTCCCGCACCGCCGCGGTCGTGATTCCCGGCGGCACGCTGACCCGCGTGGTGAACGCACTGCGTGAACACGGCGGCATCCGCCGCGGCTACCTGGGCGTGGGCGCCTACCCGGTGCGCCTGCCGCGTGAAATCGAAGGCACGAAGGCGGGCCTCATCCTGCTCTCCGTGGATCCGGAGGGTCCGGCGCAGAAGGCCGGGCTGCTGCTGGGCGACGTGCTGGTGAGCCTGGGCGGCCAGTCGCTGCACGGCGTGGAGGACCTGCTGGGCTACCTGGGCGACGAGAAGGTGGGCGCGTCCATCCAGGCGAAGGTGTTGCGCGCGGGCGAACTGCGCGAGGTGCCCATCACCGTGGGCAAGCGTTCTTGA
- a CDS encoding S1C family serine protease, with translation MKLLQQLSDDLEGLVAGAAPAVVGVEHARGHGTGLFLTPDGYVLTNRHVVMRTPKRLTVQLHNGEERRATLVGADAPTDLAVVRAEGDDFPTLPLADPETVRVGQLVMAIGNPFRLEQSVSLGVVSAINRSITLPDGVILEGMLQTDAAINPGNSGGPLLDTRGRVVGLNTLVLPFAQGIGFAVSATTAAWVASLLIQRGRVERKFLGIAATAVNLEPALAKDTGQPRAVRVLKVQEGTPADDAGLQPDDLLLGINSRPVNSVDDLQRLMALASEEEVHLDVLRKGRRKDVSARARHRREPVAA, from the coding sequence ATGAAACTGTTGCAGCAACTCTCGGATGACCTGGAAGGGCTGGTGGCCGGCGCGGCTCCTGCCGTGGTGGGCGTGGAGCACGCGCGCGGCCACGGCACCGGCCTGTTCCTCACGCCGGACGGCTACGTGCTCACCAACCGGCACGTGGTGATGCGCACGCCCAAGCGCCTCACCGTGCAGCTCCACAACGGCGAGGAGCGGCGGGCCACGCTGGTGGGCGCGGATGCCCCCACGGACCTCGCGGTGGTGCGCGCGGAGGGCGATGACTTCCCCACGCTGCCGCTCGCGGATCCGGAGACGGTGCGGGTGGGGCAATTGGTGATGGCCATTGGCAATCCCTTCCGCCTGGAGCAGTCGGTGTCGCTGGGCGTGGTGAGCGCCATCAACCGCAGCATCACGCTGCCCGACGGCGTCATCCTGGAGGGGATGCTCCAGACGGACGCGGCCATCAACCCGGGCAACTCCGGCGGGCCGTTGCTCGACACGCGAGGGCGCGTGGTGGGGCTGAACACGTTGGTGCTGCCGTTCGCGCAGGGGATTGGTTTCGCGGTGAGCGCCACCACGGCGGCCTGGGTCGCGAGCCTGCTCATCCAGCGAGGCCGGGTGGAGCGGAAGTTCCTGGGCATCGCCGCCACGGCGGTGAACCTGGAGCCCGCGCTCGCGAAGGACACCGGCCAGCCGCGAGCCGTGCGCGTGTTGAAGGTGCAGGAGGGCACGCCCGCGGACGACGCGGGTCTCCAGCCAGACGACCTGCTGCTCGGCATCAACAGCCGGCCGGTCAACAGCGTGGACGACCTGCAGCGATTGATGGCGCTCGCCTCCGAGGAAGAGGTGCACCTGGACGTGCTGCGCAAGGGCCGCCGCAAGGACGTCTCCGCCCGGGCCCGCCACCGCCGCGAACCGGTGGCGGCCTGA
- a CDS encoding phytanoyl-CoA dioxygenase family protein — protein sequence MAERIEREGFAILPHGITPATADALLQALRRVNEEAASSQRRGGVRNLLENVPAVRELARSGPVREAAESVLGPHCFAVRGLLFDKTPDANWKVIWHQDLTVAVRERRDVPGFSPWSEKAGVPCVQPPTSVLEAMVAVRVHLDDCGEDNGPVRVLAGSHREGRLSTSSIPGWLERSVPVDCLVPRCGLLVMRPLLLHASSPARVPAHRRVIHLEFAARPLPGGLEWHARV from the coding sequence ATGGCCGAACGCATCGAGCGCGAGGGCTTCGCCATCCTCCCGCACGGAATCACGCCCGCCACCGCGGACGCACTGCTCCAGGCCCTGCGTCGCGTGAATGAAGAGGCCGCGTCCTCCCAGCGGAGAGGCGGCGTGCGCAACCTTCTGGAGAACGTGCCCGCCGTCCGGGAGCTGGCCCGTTCAGGTCCGGTGCGCGAAGCCGCCGAGTCCGTCCTGGGCCCGCACTGCTTCGCGGTGCGAGGCCTGCTGTTCGACAAGACGCCGGACGCGAACTGGAAGGTCATCTGGCACCAGGATCTCACCGTCGCCGTGCGCGAGCGTCGCGACGTGCCCGGCTTCAGTCCCTGGTCGGAGAAGGCCGGTGTGCCATGCGTGCAGCCGCCCACGTCCGTCCTGGAGGCCATGGTCGCGGTGCGCGTCCACCTGGACGACTGCGGAGAGGACAACGGCCCCGTGCGCGTGCTCGCGGGCTCACACCGGGAAGGTCGTCTCTCCACTTCGAGCATCCCGGGGTGGCTCGAACGAAGTGTCCCCGTGGACTGCCTCGTGCCCCGCTGCGGCCTGCTGGTGATGCGGCCCCTGCTGCTGCACGCCTCGTCACCGGCACGCGTTCCCGCGCACCGCCGGGTCATCCACCTGGAGTTCGCGGCACGGCCCCTGCCTGGCGGGCTCGAATGGCACGCGCGCGTCTGA
- a CDS encoding DUF6992 family protein: MASARLVRSCCVLVLLFFAMPGVAQERPAPDAKAWLAEHNAEAVRVNQTAMGILFGWAVLNIGTGVAGHFASEGETRAFFQANAAWNVVNLVIAGLGYHGQATADPASWDLARSLAEGQRMEKVLLLNAGLDVGYIAFGGFLWERGMRKDSERLRGWGKSVLMQGAFLLVFDGVLTFLNAKLNGQLTARLVPAPDGVGLVLTWP; this comes from the coding sequence ATGGCCTCCGCCCGCCTTGTGCGTTCCTGCTGCGTCCTGGTGCTGTTGTTCTTCGCGATGCCAGGAGTGGCGCAGGAGAGGCCTGCGCCGGACGCGAAGGCGTGGCTCGCGGAGCACAACGCGGAAGCGGTGCGCGTGAACCAGACCGCGATGGGCATCCTGTTCGGCTGGGCGGTGCTGAACATCGGCACGGGCGTCGCGGGACACTTCGCGAGCGAAGGCGAGACGCGGGCCTTCTTCCAGGCGAACGCGGCCTGGAACGTGGTGAACCTGGTCATCGCGGGGCTCGGCTATCACGGGCAGGCGACGGCGGATCCCGCCTCCTGGGACCTGGCGCGCAGCCTGGCCGAAGGGCAGCGGATGGAGAAGGTGCTGCTCCTCAACGCGGGCCTGGACGTGGGCTACATCGCCTTCGGCGGGTTCCTGTGGGAGCGCGGGATGCGCAAGGACTCGGAGCGCCTGCGAGGCTGGGGCAAGAGCGTGCTCATGCAGGGGGCGTTCCTGCTGGTGTTCGACGGCGTGCTGACGTTCCTCAACGCGAAGCTGAACGGGCAGCTCACGGCGCGCCTGGTGCCCGCGCCGGACGGCGTGGGCTTGGTGCTGACGTGGCCGTGA